The following are encoded together in the Blautia obeum ATCC 29174 genome:
- the aroD gene encoding type I 3-dehydroquinate dehydratase, giving the protein MNTVKIRDIEIGAGAPKIIVPIVGITKEDIIEEAKTFDSIPVDVVEWRADWFEGVFDFAKVEDVLKDLRTVLGNIPLLMTFRTSKEGGEKAIEPDAYAELNIKAAQTGYVDLVDVEIFTGDEIVKKIIDGAHAAGVKVIASNHDFFKTPAKTDIIYRLRKMQDMNADIPKIAVMPQNKKDVLTLLAATEEMTTNYADRPIITMSMAGTGVISRLCGEVFGSSMTFGAAKKASAPGQMGVNDLNTVLGLLHNAM; this is encoded by the coding sequence ATGAATACAGTTAAAATCCGTGATATCGAAATCGGTGCAGGTGCACCGAAAATCATCGTTCCGATCGTTGGTATTACAAAAGAAGATATCATTGAAGAAGCCAAAACTTTTGATTCTATCCCAGTTGATGTTGTTGAGTGGCGTGCAGACTGGTTTGAAGGTGTTTTTGATTTTGCAAAGGTTGAAGATGTATTGAAAGACCTTCGTACAGTTCTTGGTAACATCCCACTTCTCATGACTTTCCGTACTTCTAAAGAGGGCGGCGAGAAAGCAATCGAGCCGGATGCTTATGCAGAGCTCAACATCAAAGCAGCTCAGACCGGATATGTAGATCTGGTTGACGTAGAGATCTTCACAGGTGATGAGATCGTTAAAAAGATCATCGACGGAGCTCATGCAGCAGGTGTTAAGGTTATCGCTTCCAACCATGACTTCTTCAAAACTCCTGCAAAGACCGATATCATCTATCGTCTCCGCAAGATGCAGGATATGAATGCAGATATTCCAAAGATTGCCGTTATGCCACAGAACAAAAAGGATGTTCTGACTCTTCTGGCTGCAACAGAGGAAATGACAACAAATTATGCTGACAGGCCGATCATCACCATGTCTATGGCAGGTACCGGCGTCATCAGCCGTCTCTGCGGTGAAGTATTTGGTTCTTCCATGACATTCGGTGCCGCTAAGAAAGCATCTGCACCGGGACAGATGGGAGTAAATGATCTGAATACAGTCCTTGGACTTCTTCACAATGCAATGTAA
- a CDS encoding LysR family transcriptional regulator produces MTLNQILYFQKVARLENYHQAAEELYISQPSLSRSMAVLESELGVALFEKKGRGVTLTKAGQLFLEHADRIAADCDVAVGKMQELSADGGKIDIGYIFPLAGHYIPHKVREFLNKEENKNVVFNFWQNHTPAIAAKVRTGELDIGFGGYLKKEDMEFFPLSAQELVIITPKKHPLAGIREVPLSEMNHYPVIGYEKESWMGTYAKYLYRKYQIEPNTIVECPDEYSIVSLVRENFGIALMPQTDILLDADGINIHKLKGLQIYRQVFMFWMKDRYRLPAVERFINYMKEQQAEDANDTENVSKVYLKDIVNF; encoded by the coding sequence ATGACACTAAATCAGATTCTGTATTTTCAGAAAGTAGCAAGACTGGAAAATTATCATCAGGCAGCAGAAGAACTGTATATCTCACAGCCGTCCCTGAGCCGCTCGATGGCAGTACTGGAAAGCGAACTTGGGGTAGCTTTATTTGAAAAAAAAGGCAGGGGAGTGACACTGACCAAGGCAGGACAGCTTTTTCTGGAGCATGCAGACCGGATCGCAGCAGACTGCGATGTGGCAGTGGGTAAAATGCAGGAGCTTTCTGCGGATGGCGGCAAAATTGATATCGGTTATATTTTTCCGCTTGCGGGCCATTATATTCCGCATAAAGTGAGAGAATTCCTGAATAAAGAAGAGAATAAGAATGTGGTCTTTAATTTCTGGCAGAATCATACACCGGCAATCGCTGCGAAGGTGCGTACCGGAGAACTGGATATCGGATTTGGTGGTTATCTGAAAAAAGAGGATATGGAATTTTTTCCACTCAGTGCACAGGAGCTGGTGATCATTACACCAAAGAAGCATCCGCTTGCCGGAATCCGGGAAGTGCCACTTTCAGAGATGAATCATTATCCCGTGATTGGTTATGAGAAAGAATCCTGGATGGGAACGTACGCAAAATATTTATACAGAAAATACCAGATCGAACCAAATACGATCGTAGAATGTCCGGATGAATATTCTATCGTGTCTTTGGTAAGAGAGAACTTCGGAATTGCCCTGATGCCACAGACAGATATTCTTTTGGATGCAGATGGTATCAATATCCACAAATTAAAGGGTTTGCAGATTTATCGTCAGGTGTTTATGTTCTGGATGAAAGACCGTTATCGTCTGCCGGCTGTAGAGCGTTTTATCAATTATATGAAGGAGCAGCAGGCAGAAGATGCGAATGATACCGAAAACGTATCAAAAGTTTATCTGAAAGATATTGTTAATTTTTAA
- a CDS encoding TRAP transporter small permease → MKKILHWLDENLEEFILVIFLIAMTLIMGIQVFCRYVLGMSLSWSEELTRYLFIWCGFLSVSYCSKKCLSIKIEQFVAIFPRRGKAIFKVVNHTFELIFFIYMIPFAYSYMMSSVHSGQLSPACGIPMYYVQAAPLVSFVLVTFRVLQRWIIEFRVARGENVFDPAHPERNTPESFIQANAESHNESALESGIDNRINTIKNSNEEEH, encoded by the coding sequence ATGAAAAAAATACTTCACTGGCTGGACGAGAATCTCGAAGAATTTATCCTGGTCATCTTCCTGATTGCCATGACACTGATCATGGGAATTCAGGTATTCTGCAGATATGTTCTTGGAATGTCCCTGTCCTGGTCCGAAGAACTTACCAGATATCTCTTCATCTGGTGTGGATTCTTGAGTGTAAGCTACTGCAGCAAAAAATGCCTTTCTATTAAGATCGAGCAATTTGTCGCAATTTTTCCACGCCGCGGAAAAGCAATCTTCAAAGTAGTGAATCACACCTTCGAGCTAATCTTTTTTATTTACATGATTCCGTTTGCTTATTCTTATATGATGTCTTCTGTTCACAGCGGACAGCTTTCACCGGCATGCGGCATTCCGATGTACTATGTACAGGCCGCACCTCTGGTTTCTTTTGTACTGGTCACATTCCGTGTCCTGCAGCGCTGGATCATTGAGTTCCGTGTTGCAAGAGGTGAAAATGTATTTGACCCGGCACATCCGGAACGCAATACCCCAGAATCCTTTATCCAGGCAAATGCAGAATCCCATAACGAATCTGCTCTGGAATCAGGAATCGATAACCGCATCAACACGATCAAAAATTCAAATGAGGAGGAACACTAA
- a CDS encoding MFS transporter, which translates to MNKKYLPSALILYLNYFIHGVGCSILGQAVIKDALATAWGVEAMAITAISAALGLGRLIALPFAGPLSDKLGRRISTAIGSASYAIYLIGLALAFNAGTSGGYTIAYVCAIIGGIANSFLDTGIYPAVAEIIYKAPGVATMGIKFFIAIAQMLLPFVLGATVATTAAGLTSYNHLFFGCGIIYLVLFVLVFLFPLPDADQKAAGKKEGLIDSLKHTHFSFESIAMILIGFTCTGTFQLWLNCAQNFAKENVGWTDPSIMQTYYSAGTLIALVVTALLTRKIKDVRFIVIYPVICLATLIVVLTGQNQTLMIAGAFIIGWAGAGGLLQIATSVCNMLFPKIKGTVTALVMIASSLCNYTILTAASKMQPSQVMIMNIVLTAVGVVLGLFVNIRYKKMVELAEAEN; encoded by the coding sequence ATGAACAAAAAATACCTGCCAAGTGCATTGATTTTGTACTTAAACTACTTCATCCACGGTGTTGGATGCTCTATTCTGGGACAGGCTGTTATCAAAGACGCTCTCGCTACCGCATGGGGCGTTGAGGCAATGGCGATCACAGCGATCTCTGCTGCTCTTGGACTTGGACGACTGATTGCCCTTCCATTTGCCGGTCCTCTTTCAGACAAACTTGGACGTCGCATTTCCACAGCGATCGGCAGTGCTTCTTATGCAATCTACCTGATCGGTCTTGCTCTTGCATTTAATGCAGGCACAAGCGGCGGTTACACAATTGCTTATGTATGTGCGATCATCGGCGGTATCGCAAACTCATTCCTTGACACTGGTATCTATCCGGCAGTTGCCGAGATCATCTACAAAGCTCCTGGCGTTGCAACCATGGGAATTAAATTCTTCATCGCGATCGCCCAGATGCTGCTTCCATTCGTACTCGGTGCAACCGTAGCTACAACAGCTGCAGGACTTACTTCCTACAACCATCTGTTCTTCGGATGTGGAATCATCTACCTCGTACTCTTCGTACTGGTATTCCTGTTCCCACTTCCAGATGCAGACCAGAAAGCAGCTGGTAAGAAAGAAGGACTTATCGACAGCCTGAAACACACACACTTCTCCTTCGAATCTATCGCAATGATCCTGATCGGATTCACATGTACAGGTACTTTCCAGCTGTGGCTGAACTGTGCACAGAACTTTGCAAAAGAAAATGTAGGCTGGACTGACCCGTCTATCATGCAGACTTATTATTCCGCAGGAACACTGATCGCACTTGTTGTGACAGCACTCCTCACAAGAAAGATCAAAGATGTTCGTTTTATTGTAATCTATCCGGTTATCTGTCTGGCAACACTGATCGTTGTTCTGACAGGCCAGAACCAGACACTGATGATCGCCGGTGCATTCATCATCGGTTGGGCAGGTGCAGGTGGACTGCTCCAGATTGCTACCTCTGTATGCAACATGCTCTTCCCTAAGATCAAAGGTACGGTAACTGCTCTGGTTATGATCGCATCCTCTCTGTGTAACTACACGATCCTGACAGCAGCATCCAAAATGCAGCCATCTCAGGTTATGATCATGAACATCGTACTTACAGCAGTTGGTGTTGTACTTGGTCTGTTTGTAAACATCCGTTACAAAAAAATGGTTGAACTCGCAGAAGCTGAGAACTAA
- a CDS encoding FAD-dependent oxidoreductase, whose translation MKSDYPKIFEPITIKRTTIKNRIAMTPMGTNYGETSGEMSNRHMNYYSLRAKGGTGLIILENANIEYPAGSNGTSQIRIDHDSFMPRYYQLVENLHKNGATVAIQVNHAGASASSARTGMETVSSSNIPTKVGGEVPRPMTKEEILTTVKKYGEAAKRVQAIGFDAIEIHCGHSYLMSQFISPYYNKRTDEFGGSVENRLRFPRMVLEEVRKNVGPWFPIIVRISAEERVPGGNTLEDTLEYLEYLDEFVDMYDVSCGLNPSLQYQIDSNFLPDGWRSYMARAVKDKFKKPVINAGNYRDPKIVEKVLESGDVDIVGMGRGLIAEPNWVKKVENGEEDILRKCISCNVGCAGNRIGVNRPIRCTVNPAVPEGDIYKALKVNKNCNVVVVGGGTAGLEAACTAAEVGCNVFVLEKKDHLGGLSTFISDLPSKTRMKDFPKYLEARAARLKNLYVFLNTEATVEKVKQFKPDIVVNATGSVPLVPPIKGLKENIEAGNVATIFDMINNLNAGKYPDEACQGKKVVVVGGGSVGLDVIEYFAPRGAECTIIDMLPQIGMLADPITKCSMRETHDKYGVKEYVNTALQEVKENAFTVKLPDGQIKDMEFDLGFNCLGMRSNNPVLPGLEEAFKDTETYVYTIGDSVRARRIMEGTMEGRAILNVLESQGYLHLEPLE comes from the coding sequence ATGAAGAGTGATTACCCAAAGATTTTTGAACCAATTACGATTAAAAGAACGACTATTAAAAACCGTATTGCAATGACTCCGATGGGAACCAACTACGGTGAAACAAGCGGTGAGATGAGTAACCGTCATATGAATTACTACTCACTTCGTGCAAAAGGCGGCACAGGTCTTATCATTCTGGAGAATGCCAACATCGAGTATCCGGCAGGCTCTAATGGTACAAGTCAGATCCGTATCGACCATGACAGTTTTATGCCACGTTATTATCAGCTCGTAGAAAACCTTCATAAAAATGGTGCGACTGTAGCAATTCAGGTAAACCATGCCGGAGCATCTGCTTCTTCCGCAAGAACCGGAATGGAAACCGTTTCTTCTTCAAACATCCCGACAAAGGTCGGCGGAGAAGTTCCGCGTCCGATGACAAAAGAAGAAATCCTTACAACTGTTAAAAAATATGGAGAGGCTGCAAAGCGTGTCCAGGCAATTGGATTTGATGCAATCGAGATCCACTGCGGACATTCTTATCTGATGAGCCAGTTTATCTCTCCTTATTATAATAAGAGAACAGACGAGTTCGGAGGTTCTGTAGAAAACCGTCTTCGTTTCCCACGTATGGTACTCGAAGAGGTCCGTAAAAATGTAGGACCATGGTTCCCGATCATCGTTCGTATCTCTGCTGAAGAAAGAGTACCGGGTGGAAACACTCTGGAAGATACACTGGAATATCTGGAATATCTGGATGAGTTCGTAGATATGTATGATGTTTCCTGTGGACTGAATCCGTCTCTTCAGTACCAGATCGACTCCAACTTCCTTCCGGATGGCTGGAGATCCTATATGGCAAGAGCCGTAAAAGACAAATTTAAGAAACCGGTCATCAATGCTGGTAACTATCGTGATCCGAAGATCGTTGAGAAAGTTCTCGAAAGTGGGGATGTGGACATCGTCGGAATGGGACGTGGTCTGATCGCAGAGCCGAATTGGGTTAAGAAAGTCGAGAACGGAGAAGAAGATATTCTTCGTAAATGTATTTCATGTAATGTTGGATGTGCAGGAAACCGTATCGGCGTAAACCGTCCGATCCGTTGTACCGTCAACCCGGCTGTACCGGAAGGCGATATTTATAAAGCACTCAAAGTCAACAAAAACTGCAATGTTGTAGTAGTAGGTGGCGGAACAGCCGGACTGGAAGCAGCATGTACAGCTGCTGAAGTTGGATGTAATGTTTTTGTTCTGGAGAAAAAAGATCACCTTGGCGGTCTTTCTACATTTATTTCTGATCTTCCGAGCAAGACTCGTATGAAAGATTTCCCGAAATATCTGGAAGCTCGTGCAGCCAGACTGAAAAATCTTTATGTTTTCCTGAATACAGAAGCAACTGTTGAGAAAGTAAAACAATTCAAACCGGACATCGTTGTAAATGCAACGGGTTCCGTACCGCTTGTACCTCCGATCAAAGGCCTTAAAGAAAACATCGAAGCCGGAAATGTGGCTACGATCTTTGATATGATCAACAACCTGAATGCAGGAAAATACCCGGATGAAGCCTGTCAGGGCAAAAAAGTCGTTGTAGTCGGCGGTGGATCTGTCGGACTTGACGTGATTGAATATTTTGCACCTCGCGGAGCAGAGTGTACGATCATCGATATGCTTCCTCAGATCGGTATGCTTGCAGATCCGATCACCAAATGTTCCATGCGTGAGACACACGATAAGTATGGTGTTAAGGAATATGTAAACACAGCACTTCAGGAAGTAAAAGAAAATGCATTCACAGTAAAACTTCCGGATGGTCAGATCAAGGATATGGAATTCGATCTTGGCTTCAACTGCCTTGGAATGCGTTCTAACAATCCGGTACTTCCGGGACTTGAAGAGGCATTTAAAGATACAGAAACTTATGTATATACAATTGGTGATTCTGTACGTGCCCGCCGTATTATGGAAGGTACCATGGAAGGTCGTGCGATCCTGAACGTGCTTGAATCTCAGGGTTATCTGCACTTAGAGCCACTTGAATAA
- a CDS encoding Cof-type HAD-IIB family hydrolase has product MIKLIVSDIDGTLVKDGTLDINPEYMDVIRKLTEKGIHFVACSGRQYSSEKQLFAPVKDIISYISDGGTLIRTSEKILKVHTLSDEIWKNMARMAKKEMPGCDYFISSPDRSYAENANTPMFRWLRDSYGYDIREVPDLAENFAGEQIMKIAIYNTDHCEEKCAPVFTPYWKDKVNMACAGKEWMDCTPHGADKKSAVAFLQEYLGITPEETCTFGDNINDIEMLKSAGVSYAVANAREEVQKAAKKVCPSYEEDGVLSILKTLL; this is encoded by the coding sequence ATGATAAAGCTTATCGTATCAGATATTGATGGAACACTTGTAAAAGATGGAACTTTGGACATTAACCCGGAGTATATGGATGTAATAAGGAAACTGACGGAAAAGGGCATACATTTTGTAGCATGCTCCGGCAGGCAGTACAGCAGTGAAAAGCAGTTGTTTGCTCCGGTAAAAGATATCATTTCTTATATTTCAGATGGAGGGACCCTGATCCGTACATCTGAAAAAATCCTGAAGGTGCATACATTGTCAGATGAGATATGGAAAAACATGGCCCGTATGGCCAAAAAGGAAATGCCGGGATGTGATTATTTTATTTCCAGTCCGGACAGAAGTTATGCGGAAAACGCGAATACACCGATGTTCCGATGGCTCCGGGATTCCTATGGATATGACATCAGAGAAGTACCGGATCTGGCAGAAAACTTTGCGGGCGAACAGATTATGAAGATTGCCATATATAACACAGATCATTGTGAAGAAAAATGCGCACCTGTCTTTACACCATACTGGAAGGACAAGGTGAATATGGCATGTGCTGGTAAAGAATGGATGGACTGTACACCACACGGTGCGGATAAAAAATCAGCCGTTGCATTTTTACAGGAATATCTGGGGATTACTCCGGAAGAAACCTGTACATTTGGGGATAACATTAATGATATTGAGATGCTGAAAAGTGCGGGTGTCAGCTATGCAGTGGCAAATGCAAGGGAAGAAGTACAGAAAGCCGCCAAAAAAGTCTGCCCTTCTTATGAAGAGGACGGGGTTTTGAGTATACTGAAAACATTATTGTAA
- a CDS encoding quinate/shikimate dehydrogenase (YdiB; quinate/shikimate dehydrogenase from Escherichia coli uses both NAD and NAD(P) to convert quinate and shikimate to 3-dehydroquinate and 3-dehydroshikimate): MMPNITGHTELVGLMAYPIRHTQSPTTHNLAYDKNGDDVIQLAFEVDNDSLKDAVQSIRALKMLGSNISMPNKTVVHKYLDEVDEAAKLCGAINTVVNMRDENGQVTGKLKGYNTDGMGYWQGLKEEGIDFKGMKMVLIGTGGAATAIAVRGALDGIAEIEIFNIKDKFYSRGEEIVDLINKNTNCKATMNDLADHDLLKEKMHAADLFCDATGVGMHPLEDLSNIPDPSFFKKDLIVTDTVYAPRETVMMKQAKEAGCERVYNGMSMMLFQALIAIKLYTGKDTPVDYMKEKLGI; this comes from the coding sequence ATCATGCCAAACATTACAGGACATACAGAATTAGTAGGATTAATGGCTTACCCGATCCGTCACACACAGTCACCGACAACTCACAACCTCGCATATGACAAAAACGGCGATGATGTTATTCAGCTTGCATTTGAAGTAGATAATGATTCCCTGAAAGATGCTGTTCAGAGTATCCGTGCGCTTAAAATGCTTGGTTCCAACATCTCCATGCCGAACAAAACAGTTGTTCACAAATATCTGGACGAAGTTGATGAAGCTGCCAAATTATGCGGTGCCATCAACACAGTTGTAAACATGCGTGATGAAAACGGACAGGTTACAGGAAAACTCAAAGGCTACAACACTGACGGTATGGGATACTGGCAGGGACTCAAAGAAGAAGGCATTGATTTTAAAGGAATGAAGATGGTCCTGATCGGAACCGGCGGAGCTGCAACAGCAATCGCAGTACGCGGAGCTCTTGACGGAATCGCTGAGATTGAAATCTTCAACATCAAAGATAAATTCTATAGCCGTGGAGAAGAAATCGTTGACCTGATCAACAAGAACACAAACTGCAAAGCTACAATGAACGATCTTGCAGATCATGATCTCCTCAAAGAAAAAATGCATGCAGCAGACCTGTTCTGTGATGCAACAGGTGTAGGAATGCATCCACTCGAAGACCTTTCCAATATCCCGGATCCTTCTTTCTTCAAGAAAGACCTGATCGTAACAGATACAGTTTATGCACCACGCGAAACAGTTATGATGAAGCAGGCCAAAGAAGCAGGATGTGAAAGAGTTTACAATGGTATGAGCATGATGCTGTTCCAGGCTCTGATTGCAATCAAACTTTACACTGGAAAAGATACTCCGGTAGACTACATGAAAGAAAAACTTGGAATCTGA
- a CDS encoding ATP-binding protein produces MLYREIEEKIKDFFQTEKKSALMITGARQVGKTYCIREFAKENFPYVIEINFLEMPSAVTLFENASDSRDILLRISALTDVPMEKGKTLIFFDEVQECKEIVTAIKFLVEEGSFRYILSGSLLGVELKDIRSIPVGYMSIYEMFPMNFFEFCRANRVSQRVMDNLQKCFEERTPIDPLIHEKMMELFRLYLIVGGMPAAVQRYLDTNNLNEVMQVQKGIIQLYKKDISRYDPEHKLYLEEIFQLIPSELNSKNKRFILKNLNENFKFSRYENSFIWLKEAGVALPTYCVQEPEIPLLLSKSTNLFKLFLSDVGLLAAMYADGLQIRILNKEVDINFGSIYENAVAQELYAHGFELYYFNSKKQGELDFVIEYEGYPLPIEVKSGKNYMRHPALNNVMQNKSYEIKQAIVLCNENIEMKDQIFYCPIYLAGLLKKRTIPEDYIYSPDFSILQ; encoded by the coding sequence ATGTTATACAGGGAAATTGAAGAAAAAATTAAGGATTTTTTTCAGACAGAAAAAAAGTCCGCGTTAATGATAACAGGGGCAAGACAGGTTGGCAAAACATACTGTATCAGAGAATTTGCAAAAGAAAATTTCCCATATGTCATAGAAATTAACTTTCTTGAAATGCCATCAGCGGTTACACTTTTTGAAAATGCTTCAGACAGCAGAGACATTTTGCTTCGTATATCGGCGTTAACAGATGTTCCAATGGAAAAAGGAAAGACCTTGATATTTTTTGATGAGGTGCAGGAATGCAAAGAAATTGTTACTGCGATTAAATTTCTTGTGGAAGAAGGTAGCTTTCGATATATTTTAAGTGGTTCACTTCTGGGAGTAGAATTGAAGGATATTCGTTCCATTCCAGTAGGATATATGTCCATTTATGAAATGTTTCCGATGAATTTTTTTGAATTTTGCAGAGCAAATCGCGTTTCACAGAGAGTAATGGACAATCTGCAGAAATGTTTTGAAGAAAGAACGCCGATTGATCCATTGATTCATGAGAAAATGATGGAATTATTTCGATTGTATCTGATTGTGGGTGGAATGCCGGCTGCTGTACAGAGATACTTAGATACAAACAATCTGAATGAAGTTATGCAGGTGCAGAAGGGAATCATTCAGCTTTACAAGAAAGATATATCGCGATATGATCCGGAGCACAAATTGTATCTTGAAGAAATCTTTCAGCTGATTCCGAGCGAATTGAACAGCAAAAATAAACGATTTATTTTGAAAAATCTGAATGAAAATTTTAAGTTTTCAAGATACGAAAATAGTTTTATATGGTTGAAGGAGGCTGGAGTTGCACTGCCAACCTATTGTGTTCAGGAACCGGAAATTCCGTTGCTTCTGTCAAAATCGACAAACCTGTTCAAGTTATTTTTATCAGATGTAGGTTTGCTGGCTGCAATGTATGCCGATGGTCTGCAGATCAGAATACTGAATAAAGAAGTGGATATCAATTTTGGCTCCATTTATGAAAATGCAGTGGCACAGGAACTTTACGCTCATGGTTTTGAACTTTACTATTTTAACAGTAAAAAACAGGGAGAGCTTGATTTTGTGATAGAATATGAAGGATATCCGCTTCCGATAGAAGTGAAATCCGGAAAAAACTATATGAGACATCCGGCTTTAAATAATGTCATGCAGAATAAGTCATACGAGATCAAACAGGCAATCGTATTATGTAATGAAAACATTGAAATGAAAGATCAGATTTTTTACTGTCCGATTTACCTGGCGGGTCTGTTAAAAAAGAGAACAATTCCGGAAGATTATATATATAGCCCGGATTTTAGCATATTGCAATAG
- the dapF gene encoding diaminopimelate epimerase — translation MKFTKMHGIGNDYVYVNCFEETVSNPSAVAKFVSDRHFGIGSDGLILIKPSDVADCEMDMYNLDGSQGAMCGNGIRCVAKYAYDYGIVNKTNISVATKSGIKYLDLTLGDDGKVALVKVNMGAPILTSRQIPVVSTKEQVIDEPLNVDGTTYHITAVSMGNPHAIVYMDDLRNLDIEKIGPKFENHIAFPDRINTEFVKVIDRHTLQMRVWERGSGETLACGTGACAVAVASTLNGLVDEDQPVTVKLLGGDLQILWNRQENLVYMTGPATTVFDGEIFL, via the coding sequence ATGAAATTTACCAAAATGCATGGAATCGGAAACGATTATGTATATGTAAACTGCTTTGAAGAAACTGTAAGTAATCCGTCTGCTGTCGCAAAATTTGTCAGCGACCGTCACTTCGGAATCGGATCTGACGGACTGATTCTGATCAAGCCATCCGATGTGGCAGACTGTGAAATGGATATGTACAATCTTGATGGTTCTCAGGGTGCCATGTGCGGAAACGGAATTCGCTGTGTGGCAAAATATGCCTATGATTACGGCATTGTAAATAAAACGAATATTTCTGTTGCTACTAAGAGCGGTATTAAATATCTGGACCTGACTCTGGGTGATGATGGAAAAGTTGCTCTTGTTAAGGTTAACATGGGCGCACCAATTCTGACTTCCAGACAGATTCCGGTGGTTTCCACAAAAGAGCAGGTAATCGATGAGCCACTGAATGTTGATGGAACTACTTACCACATCACTGCTGTTTCTATGGGAAATCCACATGCGATCGTATATATGGATGACCTGAGAAATCTGGATATCGAAAAGATCGGACCAAAATTCGAAAATCACATTGCTTTCCCGGACCGTATCAATACGGAATTTGTCAAAGTAATCGACCGCCATACACTGCAGATGCGTGTGTGGGAACGTGGATCCGGTGAAACGCTCGCCTGTGGTACCGGCGCATGTGCCGTTGCTGTTGCTTCTACCCTGAACGGTCTGGTAGATGAAGACCAGCCTGTTACCGTGAAGCTGCTCGGTGGTGATCTGCAGATTCTCTGGAACCGTCAGGAAAATCTCGTTTACATGACCGGCCCTGCTACAACCGTATTTGATGGGGAAATCTTTTTATAA
- the aroE gene encoding shikimate dehydrogenase, with translation MSKHITGHTGLLCLLGSPVAHSVSPEMHNEACDQLGLDYTYLAFDVPEDKMPEAVQGLRTMGARGWNITMPGKNIMCKLADKVSPASEISGACNTIVNDNGVLTAYTTDGVGFMRAVKEDGVDIIGKKMTLLGAGGAATAILVQAALDGVAEINVFNVRDNFFARAEEIVAKLNERTECKVTLHDYSDPEVLRTSIAESAILVNGTSVGMAPNVDRTIITDTSMFHKDLFVFDVIYNPQETRLLREAKEAGCKTGNGMYMLLYQGAASFKLWTGEEMPVEIIKEKYFS, from the coding sequence ATGTCGAAACATATCACAGGACACACCGGATTATTATGTTTACTTGGAAGCCCGGTCGCGCACAGTGTTTCTCCGGAAATGCATAATGAAGCATGCGATCAGCTGGGGCTGGATTATACATATCTTGCGTTTGATGTACCGGAAGATAAAATGCCGGAGGCAGTACAGGGACTTCGTACGATGGGAGCAAGAGGATGGAATATCACGATGCCAGGCAAGAACATTATGTGTAAGCTTGCAGATAAAGTATCTCCTGCATCTGAGATTTCAGGAGCATGTAATACCATCGTTAATGACAATGGTGTTCTGACAGCATACACAACAGACGGTGTCGGATTTATGAGAGCTGTCAAAGAAGACGGCGTTGATATTATCGGAAAGAAGATGACTCTTCTCGGTGCTGGTGGAGCTGCAACTGCGATTCTGGTACAGGCCGCACTGGATGGAGTTGCTGAGATCAATGTATTCAACGTAAGAGATAACTTCTTCGCAAGAGCAGAAGAAATCGTTGCAAAACTGAACGAGCGCACAGAGTGCAAAGTAACTCTGCATGATTATTCCGATCCGGAAGTACTCCGTACATCTATCGCAGAAAGTGCAATCCTTGTAAATGGTACTTCAGTAGGTATGGCACCGAATGTAGACAGAACGATCATTACAGATACAAGTATGTTCCATAAAGATCTGTTTGTATTTGATGTAATCTATAATCCGCAGGAGACAAGACTTCTTCGTGAAGCAAAAGAAGCAGGATGCAAGACTGGTAATGGAATGTACATGCTGCTGTACCAGGGAGCTGCTTCCTTCAAACTATGGACAGGTGAGGAAATGCCTGTAGAGATCATTAAAGAGAAATATTTCTCTTGA